A stretch of the Acidilobus sp. 7A genome encodes the following:
- the tmk gene encoding dTMP kinase translates to MRGIIVALEGIDGSGLTTHSRLLTSRLSGVGLRAVYTKEPTGGPVGQLIRQLLASGRPDPRVAALLFAADRAWHLSQDPSLPGGVLGALEQGYVVVMDRYKYSSIAYQGASGADPGWLWEVNSFAPEADIIVFIDVPVEVAVARVMSREVREGYETERFLRAVKEAFEGVLREAEARGARVLRLSQVRDGKVMDVEAFSSLLFDKVSALLEESRR, encoded by the coding sequence TTGAGGGGTATTATAGTAGCGCTTGAGGGCATAGACGGCAGCGGCCTGACGACACACTCAAGGCTGTTGACCTCAAGGCTGTCAGGGGTGGGCCTCAGGGCGGTCTACACGAAGGAGCCCACAGGGGGTCCGGTCGGGCAGCTGATAAGGCAGCTCCTGGCGTCCGGGAGGCCTGACCCCAGGGTCGCGGCGCTCCTCTTCGCAGCGGACAGGGCCTGGCACCTCAGCCAGGACCCCAGCCTGCCCGGTGGCGTCCTTGGGGCGCTGGAGCAGGGCTACGTAGTAGTCATGGACAGGTACAAGTACAGCTCAATCGCCTACCAGGGGGCCTCGGGGGCTGACCCGGGGTGGCTCTGGGAGGTCAACAGCTTCGCGCCCGAGGCGGACATAATAGTCTTCATAGACGTGCCTGTGGAGGTCGCAGTGGCCAGGGTAATGAGCAGGGAGGTGAGGGAGGGCTATGAGACAGAGCGGTTCCTGAGGGCCGTCAAAGAGGCCTTCGAAGGTGTTCTCAGGGAGGCAGAGGCCAGGGGGGCCAGGGTCCTGAGGCTGAGCCAGGTGAGGGACGGCAAGGTAATGGATGTTGAGGCGTTCTCGTCACTGCTCTTTGATAAGGTCAGCGCGCTGCTCGAGGAGTCCCGCCGTTGA
- a CDS encoding transcriptional regulator, with the protein MARDKTTGAALLIISVLVIVVYNFVMWYPSLANMASYFLLKLTDSILIVVVLAILAWIGYTLLTTPPPKPIEEIEKELESELKNITAQKQAPSSEGGKDQK; encoded by the coding sequence ATGGCAAGGGACAAGACAACAGGCGCGGCGCTGCTGATCATATCTGTGCTTGTTATAGTAGTCTACAACTTCGTCATGTGGTACCCGTCGCTGGCTAATATGGCCTCATACTTCCTGCTCAAGTTGACGGACTCCATATTGATAGTGGTTGTCCTTGCTATACTGGCGTGGATAGGCTACACGCTCCTCACGACGCCTCCGCCTAAGCCCATAGAGGAGATAGAGAAGGAGCTGGAGAGTGAGCTGAAGAACATAACGGCCCAGAAACAGGCCCCCTCATCGGAGGGCGGCAAGGATCAGAAGTAA
- a CDS encoding divalent metal cation transporter encodes MNASSIRDALRTFGPAWLVMIADVDVASIVTGFQVGATWGYLMVGVMLALTVPLFVIQDVAGVLGTVSGMGLGTAIRQLYGRRAAQLASIPMATADVMEYVAEYAGIAVGLKLLGLPVLPGLLTVFLIHIAVAWSGRYRHTEAALLPISFVLVAALLLTAFMVRPDPTRLGTSLLSPWPIWRPDFDYMLAASVGSVIMPWMLFFHSGADARKGLRPKDLRPERAETLLGAIVSELLMAATVIVGIFLGQRVGDALNAEALTEALQPLGSLSRYVMGVGFIASGFLALVVISMASAWGFLEAVNFRRGTLAYRLTYVVESVPAVVIVALSLSGLISLILDLMAAFTIILAPLLYMLGKIASREDVAGEARLRGPGRRPTGSCLPSSLPVASWPWRPRFERNTLRPRLTPVHGAAGGREAHVSAP; translated from the coding sequence TTGAACGCCAGCAGTATCAGGGACGCGCTGAGGACCTTCGGCCCAGCGTGGCTAGTGATGATAGCTGACGTGGACGTGGCCTCAATAGTGACTGGCTTCCAGGTCGGGGCCACGTGGGGCTACCTGATGGTAGGCGTGATGCTAGCCCTCACAGTGCCTCTCTTCGTAATACAGGACGTGGCGGGCGTGCTGGGGACCGTCTCAGGCATGGGCCTGGGGACTGCCATAAGGCAGCTCTATGGCCGAAGGGCTGCCCAGCTGGCATCAATACCGATGGCAACAGCTGACGTCATGGAGTATGTCGCTGAGTATGCTGGCATAGCGGTCGGGCTGAAGCTTCTCGGCCTCCCCGTGCTCCCTGGGCTGCTGACGGTGTTCCTCATACACATAGCCGTGGCCTGGAGCGGAAGGTACAGGCACACAGAGGCCGCGCTTCTCCCGATAAGCTTCGTCCTGGTCGCCGCCCTGCTGTTAACCGCCTTTATGGTGAGGCCCGACCCCACAAGGCTCGGCACCTCGCTGTTGTCGCCGTGGCCCATCTGGAGGCCCGACTTTGACTACATGTTAGCGGCGAGCGTTGGCTCTGTAATAATGCCATGGATGCTGTTCTTCCACTCCGGCGCGGACGCCAGGAAGGGCCTGAGGCCAAAGGACCTGAGGCCGGAGAGGGCTGAGACCCTGTTAGGCGCAATAGTGTCTGAGCTTCTCATGGCTGCAACCGTGATTGTTGGCATCTTTCTCGGCCAGAGGGTGGGGGACGCGCTCAACGCTGAGGCGCTTACAGAGGCCCTGCAGCCCCTCGGGAGCCTGAGCAGGTATGTCATGGGAGTCGGCTTCATTGCCTCAGGCTTCCTCGCCCTCGTGGTGATCTCCATGGCTTCCGCCTGGGGCTTCCTGGAGGCTGTTAACTTCAGGAGGGGCACGCTGGCCTACAGGCTCACCTACGTGGTTGAGAGCGTCCCAGCTGTAGTGATAGTGGCCCTCTCGCTCAGCGGCCTCATAAGCCTCATACTTGACCTCATGGCGGCCTTTACAATAATCCTGGCGCCACTCCTCTACATGCTTGGCAAGATAGCGTCAAGGGAGGACGTTGCTGGGGAGGCCAGGCTAAGGGGGCCAGGGCGGCGGCCTACTGGGTCATGTCTGCCCTCGTCGTTGCCAGTGGCCTCATGGCCCTGGCGGCCTCGCTTTGAGCGTAACACCTTAAGGCCTCGCCTCACACCAGTACATGGTGCAGCTGGTGGTCGAGAGGCTCACGTTTCAGCTCCTTGA